A section of the Candidatus Wallbacteria bacterium genome encodes:
- a CDS encoding type I restriction endonuclease, with protein MKEASFEFVIELCLLSNKFDKILPDTFNKEVALFPDVIIDFIRKTQPKEWTKLEALHGDQTSEQIIGDLCKWMDTYGSLSTLRHGFKCYGKTLRVAFFKAAHEMNPELEKGYDANILGITRQLHYSTRSENSIDVVISLNGIPIITVELKNPLTGQTVDNAIQQYRKDRDPRDAIFDFKRRTLVHFAVDTEEVYMTTRLTGLSTRFLPFNKGCDGGAGNPCDPEGRNYRTAYLWEEILQRDSLLDMLAKFLHLQVEEIRTDEGQKIKKESMIFPRYHQLQAVRTIVDTARSEGVGNNYLIEHSAGSGKSNTIAWLSHRLASLHDAGDKRVFDSVIVVTDRIVLDQQLQDAIYQFEHKRGVVQRIEESSQQLAEALESAVPIIITTLQKFPFVSKQLLKLAEKRGTSSSGTLPTRRCAVIVDEAHSSQGGETATDLKEVLGGEDLLKKAKLQAIEEGNSNMEELYRSMAKRGRQANLSFFAFTATPKHKTLAVFGRGGEPFHRYTMRQAIEEKFILDVLKYYTTYKTYYKLLKSCQGDPNVERKKGAKALARFFKLHPHNISQKTEVMIEHFQASTRHKIGGHAKAMVVTGSRLEAVRYKLSFDKYIKKKGYSIKTLVAFSGTVIDDKISKVTYTEVGMNNGLGEKELPDKFASSEYQVLLVAEKYQTGFDQPLLHTMYVDKRLAGIQAVQTLSRLNRIHPLKEDVFVLDFMNDRDEIREAFKAYYEGSEMGEQVDPAQMYKIKTELESSGIFLNEEVLRFCEIYFKPKQKQSPADHKLLNAALDPAVSRFSCLQKKNEDEAELWRGNLLAFRNLYSFLSQVIPYQDSDLEKLYVFLRHLATKLPKRRRGPNYNFDDDVKLEYYRLQKISEGSISLKEGSGKPLYGPTEVGSGSVHEETVALAVLVDIINERFGTDFNQADQLFFDQIIETAVSDEKLKQAAAVNPSDKFELVFKTLLEALFVERMDQNEEIFARFMNDMTFQKTITSLLANEAYKKIRKDSASLKNMDLEKRGSNG; from the coding sequence TTGAAAGAAGCCTCATTCGAATTTGTCATTGAACTTTGTTTGCTGTCAAACAAGTTTGATAAGATTTTACCCGACACATTCAACAAAGAAGTAGCGCTTTTTCCTGATGTAATCATCGATTTTATTCGCAAAACACAACCTAAAGAGTGGACTAAGTTAGAAGCACTCCATGGAGACCAAACAAGCGAACAGATCATTGGAGATTTGTGCAAATGGATGGATACTTACGGCTCGCTTTCCACTTTAAGACATGGGTTCAAATGTTACGGTAAGACCCTTCGTGTAGCTTTTTTTAAGGCTGCACATGAAATGAATCCTGAGCTTGAAAAAGGCTATGATGCCAATATTCTCGGTATCACTCGGCAATTGCATTATTCAACTCGATCTGAAAACTCAATTGATGTCGTGATTAGCCTGAATGGTATTCCAATCATCACAGTTGAATTGAAAAATCCTCTCACAGGACAGACTGTGGACAATGCCATTCAGCAATATAGAAAAGACCGTGATCCGCGTGATGCAATTTTCGATTTTAAACGCCGCACTCTTGTCCACTTTGCTGTGGATACGGAAGAAGTTTACATGACTACAAGATTAACAGGACTTTCTACCCGCTTCCTACCTTTCAATAAAGGCTGTGACGGCGGAGCGGGAAACCCTTGTGACCCTGAAGGCCGTAATTACCGGACAGCTTACTTGTGGGAAGAAATTTTGCAACGGGACAGTCTGCTCGACATGCTGGCTAAGTTTCTCCATCTTCAAGTTGAAGAAATCCGCACCGACGAAGGGCAAAAGATAAAAAAAGAATCGATGATTTTTCCCCGTTATCACCAGCTTCAAGCAGTAAGAACCATTGTTGACACAGCACGCAGCGAAGGCGTTGGAAATAATTATCTGATTGAGCACTCCGCAGGCAGCGGAAAAAGCAATACCATTGCCTGGCTTTCCCACAGACTCGCTTCACTGCATGATGCGGGAGATAAACGCGTTTTTGATTCCGTGATCGTTGTCACGGACAGGATAGTGCTTGATCAGCAATTGCAGGATGCAATTTACCAGTTCGAACACAAGCGAGGTGTAGTGCAGAGGATTGAAGAAAGCTCTCAACAGCTTGCGGAAGCTCTTGAATCTGCAGTACCCATCATCATTACCACTTTACAAAAATTTCCTTTCGTTTCCAAGCAGTTGCTCAAATTGGCTGAAAAGCGTGGAACTTCCAGTTCCGGGACTTTACCGACAAGACGATGCGCAGTGATCGTCGATGAAGCTCACAGTTCGCAGGGAGGCGAAACTGCTACTGATCTGAAAGAAGTGCTTGGTGGTGAGGACCTGTTAAAAAAGGCTAAATTGCAGGCAATTGAAGAAGGAAATTCGAATATGGAGGAACTTTACCGGAGCATGGCAAAGAGGGGAAGGCAGGCAAACTTGAGCTTTTTTGCCTTTACTGCGACACCAAAGCATAAGACGCTTGCGGTTTTCGGACGTGGCGGAGAACCCTTTCATCGCTACACCATGCGGCAGGCAATCGAAGAAAAGTTCATTCTTGATGTTCTTAAGTATTACACAACGTACAAAACATATTACAAACTACTAAAATCATGCCAGGGTGACCCGAATGTTGAGAGAAAAAAGGGTGCGAAAGCTTTAGCCAGATTCTTTAAATTGCACCCCCATAATATTTCCCAGAAAACCGAAGTGATGATTGAACACTTCCAAGCATCAACAAGGCATAAAATCGGTGGCCATGCCAAAGCAATGGTAGTGACAGGATCACGTCTTGAAGCAGTGCGCTACAAATTGAGCTTTGATAAATACATCAAGAAGAAAGGCTACTCTATAAAGACATTGGTAGCGTTTTCAGGCACAGTCATTGACGATAAAATTTCCAAAGTGACTTATACTGAAGTCGGTATGAATAACGGACTCGGTGAAAAAGAACTGCCTGATAAATTCGCATCTTCAGAGTATCAGGTGCTCCTAGTAGCCGAAAAATACCAAACAGGGTTTGACCAGCCGCTGCTGCATACGATGTACGTTGACAAAAGGCTTGCCGGTATTCAAGCTGTGCAAACTCTTTCCCGTCTGAACAGAATCCATCCTCTAAAAGAAGACGTTTTTGTGCTTGATTTTATGAATGACAGGGATGAAATCCGTGAAGCTTTCAAGGCTTATTATGAAGGCTCTGAGATGGGAGAACAAGTTGATCCAGCGCAAATGTATAAAATCAAAACCGAGCTTGAGTCATCCGGTATTTTTTTGAATGAAGAAGTGCTGAGATTTTGCGAGATTTACTTCAAGCCTAAGCAGAAACAGAGTCCCGCTGATCACAAGTTGTTAAATGCCGCGCTTGATCCTGCAGTCTCAAGATTTTCCTGCTTACAGAAGAAGAATGAAGATGAAGCGGAACTTTGGCGAGGCAATTTGCTGGCATTTCGAAACCTGTATAGTTTTTTAAGTCAAGTAATACCCTATCAGGATTCTGATCTTGAAAAGCTTTATGTTTTCCTCCGCCACCTCGCTACGAAACTCCCAAAACGTAGGAGAGGACCGAATTATAATTTCGATGATGATGTGAAACTAGAATATTACCGTTTACAGAAGATCAGCGAAGGTTCAATCAGCTTGAAGGAAGGTTCCGGCAAACCTCTTTACGGCCCCACCGAAGTAGGCAGCGGCTCAGTCCATGAAGAAACAGTAGCTTTAGCAGTACTTGTTGATATTATTAATGAAAGATTTGGCACTGATTTCAACCAGGCAGATCAGTTGTTTTTTGATCAAATCATTGAAACCGCAGTATCAGACGAGAAACTAAAGCAAGCAGCAGCAGTTAATCCAAGCGATAAGTTTGAGCTGGTTTTCAAGACGCTGCTTGAAGCCCTGTTTGTTGAGCGCATGGACCAAAACGAAGAGATCTTTGCACGGTTCATGAATGATATGACTTTTCAGAAAACAATAACCAGTCTGCTCGCAAATGAAGCTTATAAAAAGATCAGAAAAGATTCTGCTTCGTTGAAAAATATGGATCTTGAAAAGCGAGGAAGTAATGGGTAA
- a CDS encoding AAA family ATPase — translation MMIKHLEITNFRTFKHAEFNFEPGMNLIVGINGVGKTTVLDALRFCMLKMYPKLTAAKEQLSMLRTSDYTNNTSMSMIKCVFNFKNEDVKFVRYRNRIDLEKSRNKKVHGGREFDRTEETSLPKTYTYESLKNSTRQPIGLFFSIKRSLPMHGLFLTTRQTTKGPGRAFDQAFNDRFLQLGDFAQWMITQEKLGKEDPTAKRHVKSLCIAAERFMPGFSNLHAVSQPKPSLFINKLGTTLNVLQLSDGERGMLALVLEIAKRLSQANPTMRDPLKNGKGIVLIDEIDLHLHPKWQRTVVHQLTETFPKIQFIATTHSPQVISEVKPEQVILMPPSSKLPGRSYGLDSNSILRKIFDTEERPFLASEAIHMVDKLINKVEFSKARKKIKIYQQMGLDLPEWAIFETRMTRMEKYADEIHPKKRPTR, via the coding sequence ATGATGATCAAGCATTTGGAGATTACAAATTTTAGGACCTTTAAACATGCAGAATTTAACTTTGAACCCGGTATGAATTTAATCGTCGGAATTAACGGAGTGGGGAAAACGACGGTATTAGACGCTCTCCGATTTTGCATGCTAAAAATGTATCCCAAACTTACTGCTGCAAAAGAACAATTATCAATGCTCAGAACGAGTGATTATACTAATAACACTTCTATGTCCATGATCAAATGTGTTTTTAACTTTAAAAATGAAGATGTAAAATTTGTAAGATATAGAAATAGAATTGATTTGGAAAAATCAAGAAATAAAAAGGTGCACGGCGGGAGAGAATTCGATCGCACTGAAGAAACATCTTTACCTAAAACGTACACATATGAGAGCTTGAAAAATTCAACACGACAACCTATTGGGCTATTTTTTTCTATCAAACGGTCTTTACCAATGCATGGACTTTTTCTAACCACGAGACAAACTACAAAAGGTCCTGGAAGAGCATTTGATCAAGCATTTAATGATCGTTTTTTGCAACTCGGGGATTTTGCTCAGTGGATGATAACACAAGAAAAGTTAGGGAAAGAAGATCCTACTGCTAAAAGGCACGTTAAATCCTTATGCATTGCTGCTGAAAGATTCATGCCTGGTTTTTCTAATTTACATGCTGTATCACAACCTAAACCAAGCTTGTTTATTAATAAACTGGGTACTACGCTTAATGTACTTCAACTTTCTGATGGAGAGCGGGGTATGCTAGCATTGGTTCTTGAAATTGCTAAAAGATTATCTCAGGCTAATCCGACAATGAGGGACCCTTTAAAAAATGGAAAAGGTATTGTATTAATTGATGAAATAGACTTACACTTACATCCCAAATGGCAACGAACAGTAGTTCACCAGCTGACTGAAACTTTTCCAAAAATTCAATTTATTGCTACTACGCACTCCCCACAAGTTATTTCTGAAGTAAAACCTGAGCAAGTTATTCTTATGCCGCCATCTTCAAAATTACCTGGAAGATCGTATGGTTTAGATTCTAATTCGATTTTGCGCAAAATCTTTGATACTGAGGAAAGACCATTTCTTGCTTCTGAAGCCATTCACATGGTGGATAAATTAATTAATAAAGTAGAATTTAGTAAAGCTAGGAAAAAAATTAAAATCTATCAACAAATGGGATTAGATTTACCCGAATGGGCGATTTTCGAGACGCGAATGACTCGTATGGAGAAATACGCAGATGAAATACATCCAAAAAAAAGGCCCACCAGGTAA
- a CDS encoding TIGR02646 family protein, with product MKYIQKKGPPGNYIAWVKSVRNTLNENYGCLRNPEKNDLHKKLLEEQGWLCAYTMKKIDLSNSHIEHIKPECICRKEAKGSDLNYRNMVACFPDKGMKSKYRYGAQAKGKWWKNGGADFVSPLDNNCEKYFRFDIEGHVIPIGRKAVVTIGVLLLNHESLAEDRMGVINDWINGNTKLTKSKTKHYIKTICDRNPDGSYTEFCIAIKWALIEYAKQLEKLAKKSKYCKKGIH from the coding sequence ATGAAATACATCCAAAAAAAAGGCCCACCAGGTAATTACATCGCTTGGGTCAAGAGTGTCCGTAACACATTAAATGAAAATTATGGTTGTCTCCGAAATCCAGAAAAAAATGATCTCCATAAAAAATTGTTGGAAGAACAGGGCTGGTTGTGTGCATATACAATGAAAAAAATAGATTTAAGCAATTCTCATATAGAACATATCAAGCCTGAGTGTATTTGCCGCAAAGAAGCGAAGGGCTCAGATTTAAATTATCGAAATATGGTTGCATGTTTTCCCGATAAAGGGATGAAGTCTAAATATCGATATGGTGCACAAGCAAAGGGTAAATGGTGGAAAAATGGAGGAGCAGATTTTGTATCGCCGTTAGATAATAACTGTGAAAAATATTTTAGGTTTGATATTGAAGGTCACGTTATTCCAATAGGGAGAAAAGCTGTTGTCACAATAGGTGTACTTCTGCTGAATCACGAGAGCTTAGCAGAAGATAGAATGGGGGTTATTAATGATTGGATAAATGGTAATACTAAACTAACGAAATCTAAAACTAAACATTATATTAAAACAATCTGTGATCGTAATCCTGATGGAAGTTATACGGAGTTCTGCATAGCAATTAAATGGGCTTTAATTGAATATGCTAAACAGCTGGAAAAACTTGCAAAGAAGAGCAAATACTGTAAAAAAGGTATTCATTGA
- a CDS encoding restriction endonuclease subunit S has protein sequence MRDFFYLPLKYVLSVTSGATPASANESYWNGDIPWVTPEDISNVKTGYLLTNTSRKISLAGYNNCGVNVLPKSSLVLTKRAPIGQLAILDIDACSNQGCFILTPNKSIDPRFYYYFLLANKEKLQSLGRGSTFLELSTDEIKALQVPKPEYSIQNSIADYLDKETSKIDELITAKEKLLAILEEKRRALITQTVLRGISREVKFKDSGVKWIGKIPEHWKITKLKRILDRIDYGISDLIGDVGKVAVLRMGDIQNMELDFKNVGFIDSVDSSLLLNPGDLVFNRTNSLDQIGKVAIFRGFGDFPVSLSSYLVRLRCKKGVNPEFVNYFLNSTYSLSWSRSEALPSIGQANLNPNKYSSLPITVPPISEQSVIVDYIKKELLKLDSIYRLTKQTTMLLNERRLSLINAVVKGSKEVSSL, from the coding sequence TTGAGGGACTTTTTTTATCTACCTCTTAAATATGTTTTATCTGTTACTAGTGGAGCAACACCAGCTAGCGCCAATGAGAGCTACTGGAATGGTGACATTCCTTGGGTAACACCTGAAGACATTAGCAATGTTAAAACAGGGTATCTACTTACCAACACTTCGAGAAAAATTTCTCTTGCTGGTTATAATAATTGTGGAGTAAATGTTTTACCTAAAAGTTCACTTGTTCTTACCAAGCGTGCACCTATTGGACAACTTGCGATTCTTGATATTGATGCTTGTTCAAATCAAGGATGTTTTATTTTAACTCCAAATAAGTCTATTGATCCTCGTTTTTATTACTACTTTCTTCTCGCAAACAAGGAAAAGCTTCAGTCATTAGGACGAGGATCAACTTTTTTAGAATTAAGTACTGATGAAATAAAAGCATTACAAGTTCCTAAACCAGAGTATTCTATACAAAATTCCATTGCGGATTACCTTGATAAAGAAACGTCTAAAATCGATGAATTAATAACTGCAAAAGAAAAACTGTTAGCCATACTTGAAGAAAAACGTCGTGCGCTTATTACTCAAACGGTTTTGAGGGGTATTAGCCGAGAAGTAAAGTTTAAAGATTCAGGAGTGAAATGGATAGGGAAAATTCCTGAGCACTGGAAAATTACTAAACTTAAAAGAATCCTTGATCGCATCGATTATGGTATTTCCGATCTTATTGGAGATGTTGGCAAAGTAGCTGTTTTAAGAATGGGTGATATTCAGAATATGGAGCTGGATTTTAAAAATGTTGGCTTCATTGACAGTGTTGATTCTTCATTATTACTAAATCCAGGGGACTTGGTTTTTAATCGTACGAATAGTCTAGATCAAATTGGAAAGGTTGCTATCTTTAGAGGTTTCGGTGATTTCCCTGTTTCATTATCCTCTTATCTTGTAAGACTTAGATGCAAAAAAGGTGTAAATCCTGAATTTGTTAATTATTTTCTTAATTCTACATACTCATTATCTTGGTCCCGATCTGAGGCTTTACCATCAATTGGCCAAGCAAATTTAAATCCAAATAAATATTCATCTCTACCTATAACCGTTCCTCCAATATCAGAACAATCAGTGATTGTTGATTACATTAAAAAAGAATTACTAAAACTTGATAGTATCTATAGATTAACGAAACAAACCACGATGCTTTTGAATGAAAGAAGGCTTTCCTTAATCAATGCCGTCGTTAAGGGTAGTAAGGAGGTAAGTAGCTTATGA